A stretch of the Uranotaenia lowii strain MFRU-FL chromosome 3, ASM2978415v1, whole genome shotgun sequence genome encodes the following:
- the LOC129756479 gene encoding very-long-chain 3-oxoacyl-CoA reductase-A-like, with the protein MLVYFLYVLAAIGAYATLIFLYFTLRSPFQILWSVVFGCGKTLSQKYGPWAVITGSTDGIGKQYAINLARQGMNVFLLSRSGSKLEAVAQEIRSQSKVEVRWKAIDFADGFKVYDTIERKMTGLDVGVLVNNVGVLPRSPLYFERLRPEEIQQTLAVNISSALMMTRIILPAMKARRRGIVVNVSSASGLIPWPLIGLYSGSKGFLNNFTSALQQELRGTGVQCQLVTPMYVATNLIDHFPVTSFLRLFRATVVRYGRQATWLIGKTDVTTGYWYHAVQVTLLKLIPVEFLTRMSYYQNRRDFLKNSSNVE; encoded by the exons ATGCTTGTCTACTTTCTCTACGTTCTAGCAGCTATAGGCGCGTACGCGACTCTCATTTTTCTCTACTTCACATTACGGTCGCCATTCCAAATTTTGTGGAGCGTGGTTTTCGGTTGCGGCAAAACATTATCCCAGAAATATGGACCATGGGCAG TGATAACGGGTTCGACAGATGGCATCGGGAAGCAGTACGCGATCAATTTGGCTCGGCAGGGGATGAACGTGTTCCTGCTGTCCCGATCCGGTTCCAAGCTGGAAGCGGTGGCCCAGGAAATCCGATCCCAATCGAAGGTGGAGGTTCGCTGGAAAGCGATCGACTTTGCCGATGGCTTCAAGGTGTACGATACGATCGAACGCAAAATGACCGGTCTCGATGTAGGAGTGTTGG tcaACAACGTGGGAGTCCTACCACGCAGTCCACTCTACTTCGAGCGCCTACGACCGGAAGAAATCCAACAGACGCTAGCCGTTAACATTAGCTCCGCCCTAATGATGACCCGAATCATCCTTCCAGCGATGAAAGCTCGGCGTCGTGGAATCGTAGTGAACGTGTCCTCGGCCAGCGGTCTGATCCCGTGGCCCCTGATCGGTCTCTACTCGGGGAGCAAGGGTTTCCTGAACAATTTTACCAGTGCCCTGCAACAGGAATTGCGAGGTACCGGTGTCCAGTGTCAGTTGGTGACCCCCATGTATGTGGCCACCAATCTGATCGACCACTTCCCGGTGACCAGTTTTCTGCGGCTGTTCCGAGCGACGGTTGTGAGATACGGGCGACAGGCCACCTGGTTGATTGGGAAGACGGATGTGACCACCGGATATTGGTACCATGCAGTGCAG GTAACCTTACTGAAATTGATACCTGTTGAATTTTTGACTCGGATGAGTTATTATCAGAATAGgagagattttttaaaaaatagttcaaatGTAGAATAA